In Nostoc sp. UHCC 0926, a single genomic region encodes these proteins:
- a CDS encoding threonine dehydratase: MFRLTQIVRNLFLRLQGLFGVLFQSVSNFVGNLFGFFTKLFGFTKSDYFLESDQGQSIKQASAKEPIETNQDNTAKIPTNTRRRPNAKLDDYFLNMARDVKKN; encoded by the coding sequence ATGTTTCGTTTAACTCAAATTGTTCGGAACTTGTTCCTTCGTCTTCAAGGCTTGTTTGGTGTTTTATTCCAAAGTGTTTCCAATTTTGTCGGGAATTTATTTGGTTTTTTTACCAAGCTGTTCGGATTTACTAAGTCTGATTATTTTTTGGAATCTGATCAGGGGCAAAGCATAAAACAAGCTTCTGCAAAAGAGCCAATTGAAACGAATCAGGATAACACTGCTAAAATTCCTACCAATACCCGCCGTCGTCCTAATGCCAAACTTGACGACTACTTCCTCAACATGGCTCGTGATGTGAAAAAGAACTAA
- the trpA gene encoding tryptophan synthase subunit alpha, whose protein sequence is MTAISHCFETLRRNRECALIPFITAGDPDLETTAKALQVLDRSGADIIELGIPYSDPLADGPVIQAAATRALQRGTKLEQVLEMLQGITPKLRSPIILFTYYNPILHRGIEKFLSSVAAAGVAGLVVPDLPLEEAAGLLQPASEMGIDVILLVAPTSSAERIEAIAHSSLGFIYLVSVTGVTGVRSQLENRVSDLLKQIRSVTDKPIGVGFGISEAAQARQVMEWGADAVIVGSAFVKKLAQGTPEQGLNAIAEFCQSLKAAIKTTNNSTNTPLD, encoded by the coding sequence ATGACTGCGATTTCTCATTGCTTTGAAACCCTTAGACGGAATCGTGAGTGCGCTCTGATTCCGTTTATTACTGCTGGCGATCCAGATTTAGAAACAACAGCAAAAGCGTTGCAGGTTCTAGATCGCAGTGGAGCCGACATTATAGAACTGGGCATACCCTACTCCGATCCTCTGGCGGATGGGCCAGTAATTCAAGCTGCTGCTACCCGCGCCCTGCAAAGGGGAACGAAATTAGAGCAGGTGCTGGAAATGTTGCAAGGGATTACTCCTAAACTGCGATCGCCGATTATTTTATTTACCTATTACAACCCAATTCTGCACCGGGGAATTGAAAAATTTCTCTCTTCAGTCGCTGCGGCTGGGGTAGCGGGATTGGTAGTACCAGATTTGCCCTTAGAGGAAGCAGCAGGCTTGCTCCAACCAGCTAGTGAGATGGGAATTGATGTCATTTTGTTGGTAGCTCCCACCAGTTCTGCTGAACGGATAGAAGCGATCGCTCATTCATCCCTTGGATTTATTTATTTGGTGAGCGTCACAGGGGTAACAGGGGTGCGCTCGCAACTGGAAAACCGCGTGTCTGATTTACTCAAACAAATTCGTAGTGTTACTGATAAACCCATAGGTGTAGGCTTTGGCATCTCCGAAGCTGCCCAAGCCCGTCAGGTAATGGAATGGGGCGCAGATGCAGTGATCGTGGGCAGTGCTTTTGTGAAAAAGTTGGCCCAAGGCACACCAGAGCAGGGACTAAATGCGATCGCCGAATTTTGCCAAAGTCTCAAGGCAGCCATCAAGACCACTAACAACAGTACAAATACTCCTCTTGATTAG
- a CDS encoding DUF6658 family protein, which translates to MNTVRVFLKKIRLRQILTIFIAGLLLIVSTACSGANAQGANPQNPAVQAGGANNPYKNGGDKYTNNRMSTDPKITNPKANQGRDEASLQPSSQLLIATNRESEILYPSGETPADRVNKEAKLPIITDQDSQQPEPGGLIQNESNVGERVKDRLETVKEAVEEASGFLKNKADEAGARPELQKNPAVGR; encoded by the coding sequence ATGAACACGGTGAGAGTATTCTTGAAAAAAATAAGATTGCGCCAGATATTAACTATCTTTATAGCTGGACTATTGTTAATAGTTAGCACTGCTTGTAGTGGGGCAAATGCTCAAGGTGCAAATCCACAAAATCCCGCTGTGCAAGCTGGCGGAGCAAACAATCCTTATAAGAATGGTGGAGACAAGTATACCAACAACCGAATGTCCACCGATCCAAAAATAACAAACCCAAAAGCCAATCAGGGACGTGACGAAGCTAGCTTACAACCAAGTTCGCAATTGTTGATTGCTACAAATAGAGAATCCGAAATACTTTATCCTAGTGGTGAGACACCAGCGGATCGAGTCAACAAAGAAGCAAAACTGCCAATCATCACAGATCAGGACTCCCAACAACCTGAACCAGGTGGTTTGATTCAGAATGAATCAAATGTGGGCGAACGGGTTAAAGATCGTCTTGAGACTGTAAAAGAGGCTGTTGAAGAAGCTTCCGGCTTTTTGAAAAACAAGGCAGATGAAGCGGGTGCAAGACCTGAATTACAAAAAAATCCAGCAGTAGGCAGATAA
- the ndhL gene encoding NAD(P)H-quinone oxidoreductase subunit L — MIVALLYLILAGAYLLVIPIAILLYLKQRWYVATSIERTFMYFLVFFFFPGLLVLSPFLNFRPQRRQIEV; from the coding sequence ATGATTGTTGCCCTGCTGTATCTGATTTTGGCTGGAGCTTACCTTCTGGTAATCCCGATTGCTATCTTGTTGTACCTGAAGCAGCGTTGGTATGTAGCTACCTCCATCGAGCGTACCTTTATGTACTTTTTGGTGTTTTTCTTCTTTCCGGGTTTGTTGGTTCTATCGCCGTTTCTAAATTTTCGACCCCAACGGCGACAAATTGAAGTTTAA
- a CDS encoding lysylphosphatidylglycerol synthase domain-containing protein, producing MKQFLRWIILGGTLFFLSKALKDNWIEVTAIRIDGVGWAIMAIATGVTLLAHTWAGWIWTWILQELNQPISSPQFIQVYLKTNIAKYLPGNIWHHYGRIMAAKNANISAGAATLSVLLEPLLMLAAALIIIVLCSSQFAAANTTLVLQILQLLSLAVVLCAIHPWFLNPVIRFLYRLKAKKSAVTTEATVPFSLKSYPLRPLLGELGFMGLRGTGFILTMFALDSLNVNQIPLLLGAFSCAWLLGFIIPGAPGGLGVFEATAYELLRHHFPAALVFSAIALYRLISILAETAGAALAWLDERLAKS from the coding sequence ATGAAGCAATTCTTACGCTGGATAATTTTGGGCGGAACGCTGTTTTTTTTAAGCAAAGCTTTGAAGGATAATTGGATTGAAGTGACTGCTATCCGTATTGATGGGGTAGGATGGGCAATTATGGCGATCGCTACAGGCGTCACTTTACTGGCACATACTTGGGCAGGCTGGATCTGGACTTGGATTCTGCAAGAGTTAAATCAACCCATATCATCTCCCCAATTCATCCAAGTTTACCTAAAAACAAACATAGCTAAATATTTGCCAGGTAATATCTGGCATCACTACGGGCGAATTATGGCAGCAAAAAATGCCAATATTTCTGCTGGTGCAGCTACCTTAAGTGTTTTGCTGGAACCACTACTGATGCTAGCGGCTGCTTTAATCATCATTGTCCTATGCAGTAGCCAATTTGCGGCAGCTAATACTACCCTTGTTCTACAAATATTACAATTGCTGAGTTTAGCTGTAGTCCTTTGTGCGATTCATCCTTGGTTTTTAAACCCAGTTATTCGCTTTTTATACAGATTGAAAGCAAAAAAGTCTGCTGTCACCACTGAGGCAACTGTTCCCTTCAGTCTTAAAAGCTATCCTTTACGACCTTTGTTAGGAGAATTGGGCTTTATGGGACTACGTGGAACTGGGTTTATATTAACTATGTTCGCCCTGGATTCATTGAATGTGAATCAAATTCCTTTGTTGTTAGGGGCTTTTAGTTGCGCTTGGTTGTTAGGGTTTATCATTCCGGGGGCGCCTGGTGGGTTAGGTGTGTTTGAAGCGACTGCATATGAACTTTTACGACACCACTTTCCAGCCGCCTTAGTATTTAGTGCGATCGCTCTATATCGCCTCATTAGTATTTTAGCTGAAACTGCGGGTGCAGCTTTGGCTTGGTTAGACGAACGCCTTGCTAAATCATGA
- a CDS encoding protein kinase domain-containing protein, giving the protein MIGKLLDHRYQVIRVLAMGGFGQTYIAQDTRRPGNPICVVKHLKPGTDPRVFDTAKRLFHSEAETLEKLGNHDQIPRLLAYFDENQEFYLVQEYIEGHTLAEELIPGKRWNESQVVQLLQEVLEILEFVHRQGVIHRDIKPDNIIRRASDNKLVLVDFGAVKQLRTQLVTVGGQPSPTVVIGTPGYMPTEQGQGKPRPNSDIYSLGIIAIQALTGLSATELQEDPETGEIIWQQSVIVNYRLAAVLSKMVHYHFKDRYQNATEALQVCKDAINPVPALSTPQESAKNSSYQAAKSRPQVSRLQTVAVAPANPVKPARQDSSKSDPWPILIGILLAGGAAVVTNVYPNVKNLASNLTGNDTALANKCSAVIVGNSNIRSEPSSINSDNVLQTVADNTNFEVTGKRTKRGWVEVKLKSGRLAWAHSDVITNNEEWGSCLREKGIATKIVDDSLLIATRPTPKPKAKSRDVVTPLPEKSKGSTSDTGKSERSQPSDNSANIVEQARQKYESGDIVGAIALLRSIPANAASSIQETRKMIAQWQEDWAKAEALSNEINKALDDGKWDKVLDYRNHQDKLPNTQYWRNRIEPLFKQAAENLAKQALSKLENQGNQKSTQQKLPNTNQPATKESPNTTETLKSGF; this is encoded by the coding sequence ATGATCGGCAAGCTACTAGACCATCGTTACCAAGTAATTCGAGTCCTCGCGATGGGAGGATTTGGTCAAACCTATATTGCCCAAGATACTAGGCGGCCCGGCAACCCCATCTGCGTCGTCAAGCACCTCAAACCCGGAACTGACCCCAGAGTTTTTGATACTGCTAAACGCCTGTTCCACAGCGAAGCCGAAACCTTAGAAAAACTAGGCAACCATGACCAAATACCCAGGCTGCTAGCATATTTTGACGAAAACCAAGAATTTTATTTAGTACAAGAATATATTGAAGGACATACCCTAGCTGAGGAACTTATACCTGGTAAGCGTTGGAATGAAAGCCAAGTAGTTCAACTGTTACAAGAAGTTCTGGAAATTCTCGAATTTGTCCACCGCCAAGGCGTGATTCACCGCGACATCAAACCAGATAATATCATCCGTCGTGCCTCAGATAATAAGTTAGTTTTAGTGGACTTTGGGGCAGTGAAGCAACTGCGTACACAACTGGTGACAGTGGGCGGACAACCCTCTCCCACAGTAGTTATTGGCACTCCTGGCTATATGCCCACAGAACAAGGGCAAGGTAAACCGCGCCCCAACAGTGATATTTATTCCCTTGGCATCATCGCTATTCAAGCACTAACAGGATTATCAGCAACAGAACTGCAAGAAGACCCAGAAACGGGCGAAATCATTTGGCAGCAATCTGTAATTGTGAACTACCGACTGGCGGCAGTGTTGTCCAAGATGGTACATTATCACTTCAAAGACCGCTACCAAAACGCCACAGAAGCACTGCAAGTATGTAAAGACGCGATTAATCCTGTACCTGCACTTTCCACACCTCAAGAATCTGCCAAAAATTCCAGTTACCAAGCAGCCAAATCCCGGCCTCAAGTATCTCGGCTGCAAACTGTTGCAGTTGCACCAGCAAATCCTGTCAAACCTGCCCGTCAAGACTCTAGCAAATCTGATCCATGGCCGATATTAATTGGCATATTATTGGCAGGTGGTGCGGCTGTGGTAACAAATGTATATCCAAATGTGAAAAATTTAGCTTCTAATCTTACAGGTAACGATACCGCCTTAGCAAACAAATGCTCGGCTGTTATCGTCGGAAATTCCAATATCCGTTCTGAACCTAGTTCGATAAATTCTGATAATGTTTTGCAAACAGTTGCTGATAACACCAATTTTGAGGTGACTGGCAAGCGCACAAAACGAGGTTGGGTAGAAGTTAAACTGAAATCTGGTCGTTTGGCTTGGGCCCACTCGGATGTGATAACCAATAATGAAGAATGGGGTTCTTGCCTGCGCGAAAAGGGCATTGCAACTAAGATTGTAGATGATAGTCTCCTGATTGCGACTCGACCGACTCCCAAGCCAAAAGCAAAATCGAGGGATGTAGTAACTCCATTACCAGAAAAATCGAAGGGGTCAACTTCCGACACTGGGAAATCAGAACGATCGCAGCCTAGTGATAACAGTGCCAATATTGTAGAACAAGCAAGACAGAAGTATGAATCAGGAGATATAGTTGGAGCGATCGCACTTTTGAGATCAATTCCGGCAAATGCTGCTTCTAGTATCCAAGAGACACGCAAAATGATTGCCCAGTGGCAGGAAGATTGGGCGAAAGCAGAGGCGTTATCTAATGAGATCAACAAAGCGCTGGATGATGGGAAATGGGATAAAGTTTTAGATTATAGAAACCATCAAGATAAGTTGCCTAATACTCAATATTGGCGAAATAGAATAGAACCATTATTTAAACAAGCAGCCGAAAATCTAGCAAAACAGGCACTAAGTAAACTAGAAAATCAAGGTAATCAGAAGAGTACTCAACAGAAACTTCCCAATACTAACCAACCTGCCACTAAAGAGAGTCCCAATACCACAGAAACTCTTAAAAGCGGCTTTTAA
- a CDS encoding Uma2 family endonuclease yields MATQLGEAKSSTELIISWEALPADFQLEDEPVENTGQPLLAGALRESLEISGFIQPQMLIASNFGLCATINGQFVAKAPDWVYIPVVNEVLGERKSYTPNLEGDIPGVVMEFLSDTEGGEYSFKRIYPPGKWFFYEQILQVPIYVIFDPNGGLLEFYQLENRRYELQQPDENGRHWINSMGLFLGTWQGTKEARTGYWLRWWDEAGNLLPWAVEQIEQERQQKERLIAYLQSQGIDPNNLP; encoded by the coding sequence ATGGCAACCCAACTCGGTGAAGCTAAATCTTCAACAGAACTGATAATATCTTGGGAAGCGTTGCCGGCAGATTTTCAGTTAGAGGATGAACCCGTGGAAAATACAGGTCAGCCACTATTAGCTGGTGCTTTGCGCGAAAGCCTTGAGATAAGTGGTTTCATCCAACCCCAGATGTTAATCGCCTCAAATTTTGGACTTTGTGCGACGATAAACGGTCAGTTTGTGGCGAAAGCACCTGACTGGGTTTATATTCCAGTGGTGAATGAAGTTTTAGGAGAACGCAAAAGCTACACACCTAATTTAGAGGGTGATATTCCGGGGGTGGTGATGGAATTTCTATCTGACACTGAGGGTGGAGAGTATTCTTTTAAGCGAATCTATCCACCAGGAAAATGGTTTTTTTACGAGCAGATTCTTCAAGTCCCAATTTACGTGATTTTTGACCCCAATGGCGGTTTGTTAGAATTTTATCAACTCGAAAACAGGCGCTACGAGTTGCAGCAACCTGACGAAAATGGTCGTCATTGGATTAATTCAATGGGCTTATTCTTAGGAACTTGGCAAGGAACAAAAGAAGCCAGAACGGGTTACTGGTTGCGCTGGTGGGATGAGGCAGGTAATTTGTTACCTTGGGCAGTAGAACAAATTGAACAGGAACGTCAGCAAAAAGAACGGCTAATTGCCTATTTACAATCTCAAGGTATCGATCCAAATAATTTGCCTTAG
- a CDS encoding DUF4112 domain-containing protein, whose translation MDAAKRLATLNRIRKLSRLMDTSIRIPLTGFHIGIDPIIGLVPGAGDLISTAFSAYIIFLATRFGIPRQDLAKMIFNVGLETVVGTVPFVGDLFDAFYKSNIRNLAILEQHLTVVEPELKEVSDELYSGKFSQV comes from the coding sequence ATGGACGCTGCTAAACGCCTTGCTACTCTCAACCGCATCCGCAAACTCAGCCGCCTGATGGATACATCAATACGCATCCCTTTAACAGGTTTTCACATTGGAATAGACCCAATCATTGGTTTAGTTCCGGGTGCTGGTGATTTAATCAGTACAGCGTTTTCAGCTTACATCATATTTTTAGCTACCCGTTTTGGCATCCCACGCCAAGACTTAGCCAAAATGATTTTTAATGTTGGTTTGGAAACAGTCGTGGGTACTGTGCCTTTTGTAGGTGATTTGTTTGATGCTTTTTATAAGTCCAATATTCGTAATTTGGCAATTTTAGAGCAGCATTTGACAGTGGTTGAACCAGAACTTAAAGAAGTGTCTGATGAACTTTACTCTGGTAAGTTCAGCCAAGTTTGA
- a CDS encoding glycoside hydrolase family 10 protein yields MTTQFWEKSIEINATLTNLLFNPVRRRLLQHRRKLRKASGRVATCRQTSPFIRQGWWLLRKRLLPLLCLVSFVAVLLLNSFAPAVAQLPPQTRQEIRGVWLSGNDFNIFRNRSQVQAAMSQLRQLNFNTVYPVVWNDGYTQYPSAIMQKMGIPFFFKGTDGQDVIADIISQARREGLLAIPWFEFGFMVPLSSELASQHPDWLTQKPDGTQTSISAAGEVAWLNPFHPEVQKFFTELVMEVITQYDADGVQFDDNTSLPVDFGYDKYTISLYTQETGKPPPPNPQAQAWIKWRADKITAFMVDLQQTVKARKPNAIFSVAPNYYDFAYKLQLQDWLNWVRLGIVDELVMQVYRNDLESFIAQITRPEILEAKQVIPTGIGIMAGLRNRPVSISQIQSQVEAVQQHGLGIGFFYYESLWDIASEPVAQRQSAFAALFPNPALRDISQNTPRKPTFDTISLPLYPKPSLGQRVRGYFLEMAIAGGQPKRILLDTGSAGLRVPKEFLGNAPIRRTGQNIKEVLSDGTILEGELVYTNVRFGLLPTAEPVPVQIVTGRQCTAQKPNCSAKSNVPFSGIIGVNYFEKSLPYNPLRKLPGNLSNGFIVIGNGGSNNNGSLILGLTANNQAGFKMAAWSKQSEINGVLGNRWDSQLSKVCLTIAGSSAKNLCNGKMITDTGTINGWTEFKSASTAGKLKPGVLGSGNSLKLTINSIFDYSLTPGTRDGFNRWNLSISPQAELATFVNTGIAFFDKYDVLFDQVNGRQGFRSRQ; encoded by the coding sequence ATGACAACTCAGTTTTGGGAAAAAAGCATAGAAATTAATGCTACTCTAACTAACTTACTATTTAACCCCGTGCGTAGACGCTTACTTCAACATAGGAGGAAGCTACGCAAAGCGTCTGGTAGAGTTGCAACTTGTCGCCAAACATCGCCTTTCATTCGTCAAGGTTGGTGGCTTTTAAGAAAGCGTCTGCTGCCATTATTATGTCTGGTATCGTTTGTTGCGGTATTGCTACTCAACAGCTTTGCCCCTGCTGTTGCCCAACTACCCCCTCAAACTCGTCAGGAAATTCGGGGGGTGTGGCTGAGTGGTAACGATTTTAACATTTTCCGAAATCGCTCACAGGTGCAAGCAGCTATGAGCCAACTGCGGCAGCTAAACTTTAACACTGTTTATCCAGTAGTGTGGAACGATGGTTATACACAATACCCCAGTGCCATCATGCAAAAAATGGGTATCCCCTTCTTCTTCAAGGGAACAGATGGACAAGATGTGATTGCAGACATTATCAGCCAAGCCCGCAGAGAAGGGCTACTAGCAATACCCTGGTTTGAATTTGGTTTCATGGTTCCCCTAAGTTCGGAACTCGCATCCCAGCATCCAGATTGGCTGACACAAAAGCCGGATGGGACTCAAACTTCAATTAGTGCTGCGGGTGAAGTAGCGTGGTTGAATCCGTTTCACCCGGAAGTGCAAAAGTTTTTCACCGAACTCGTGATGGAAGTCATTACTCAATACGATGCTGATGGCGTTCAATTTGACGATAATACGAGTTTACCTGTGGATTTTGGTTACGATAAGTACACAATTAGTCTATATACTCAAGAAACTGGCAAGCCTCCTCCACCTAATCCCCAAGCCCAAGCATGGATAAAATGGCGGGCAGATAAAATCACGGCATTCATGGTAGACCTCCAGCAAACCGTGAAAGCGCGAAAACCGAATGCTATCTTCTCAGTTGCTCCTAATTATTATGATTTCGCCTACAAGCTGCAACTGCAAGACTGGCTCAACTGGGTACGGTTGGGTATTGTCGATGAGTTAGTCATGCAGGTGTACCGGAATGATTTGGAAAGTTTTATTGCTCAAATTACCCGCCCAGAAATTTTAGAAGCAAAACAAGTCATCCCAACTGGTATCGGTATTATGGCGGGGTTACGAAATCGTCCAGTTTCCATATCACAAATTCAATCCCAGGTAGAAGCAGTGCAACAACACGGTTTAGGTATCGGCTTTTTCTACTACGAAAGCCTTTGGGATATCGCATCTGAACCAGTAGCGCAACGCCAGTCAGCATTTGCGGCTCTTTTCCCAAACCCAGCGTTGCGCGACATCTCTCAAAATACACCCCGCAAGCCAACTTTTGATACCATATCCCTACCTTTATATCCAAAACCTTCCCTCGGTCAACGTGTTCGCGGCTATTTTCTGGAAATGGCGATCGCAGGTGGTCAGCCAAAGCGTATCTTATTAGATACAGGTTCAGCAGGGCTGCGAGTTCCCAAAGAGTTTTTAGGTAATGCTCCAATCCGCAGAACGGGACAAAATATCAAGGAGGTATTAAGTGATGGTACTATCCTGGAGGGTGAATTAGTTTATACTAATGTCCGGTTTGGTTTGCTTCCCACCGCAGAACCTGTTCCGGTACAGATTGTTACTGGTCGCCAATGTACTGCCCAAAAGCCTAATTGTTCAGCAAAGAGTAATGTGCCATTTTCTGGTATTATCGGTGTCAACTATTTTGAAAAGTCACTTCCCTATAATCCGTTGAGAAAATTACCAGGCAATCTGAGTAACGGATTTATTGTGATTGGAAATGGTGGTAGTAACAACAATGGCAGTTTAATTCTCGGTTTGACTGCCAATAATCAAGCAGGTTTCAAAATGGCTGCTTGGAGTAAACAAAGCGAAATTAATGGTGTACTCGGTAACAGATGGGACTCTCAACTGAGCAAAGTTTGTTTAACTATTGCTGGGAGTTCTGCTAAAAATCTTTGTAATGGCAAAATGATCACTGATACCGGAACTATTAATGGTTGGACTGAATTCAAGTCAGCTTCCACAGCAGGTAAACTCAAACCAGGAGTATTAGGTTCAGGAAATTCTCTGAAGCTAACAATTAATAGCATTTTTGATTACAGCCTGACACCAGGAACCCGCGACGGATTTAATCGCTGGAATTTGAGTATCTCGCCACAGGCAGAACTTGCTACATTTGTAAATACTGGTATCGCATTTTTTGATAAATACGATGTCCTCTTTGACCAAGTTAATGGAAGACAGGGTTTTCGCAGTCGGCAGTAA
- a CDS encoding heterocyst differentiation related protein: MSESMAFIGGVAVAGLAALVLLKGTNTPLQPNFAVASQMPGTVVAPGVQPQMYPYGPYGQPMYPSQPPTAPTSDQRQEMEKLNTQMQLERLKNDNEQLKLQNQQLQGQVQNFNTQQQWQLAQQNNQQKAAAFQPQNPWWSSSMLWAVGGAALTIGGGVVVAGVLALFSPRQRPARTVQVIHPYQGNTPPLVPVRRAEFLPASRMEARRVEAPEYDEMH; this comes from the coding sequence ATGAGTGAGAGTATGGCGTTTATCGGCGGGGTCGCCGTAGCTGGGCTGGCGGCTCTGGTATTGCTCAAAGGGACAAATACCCCCCTACAACCTAATTTTGCCGTTGCTTCGCAAATGCCAGGGACTGTAGTAGCGCCGGGAGTACAGCCACAAATGTATCCTTACGGGCCTTATGGGCAACCAATGTATCCCAGTCAGCCACCGACTGCTCCTACTTCTGACCAGCGCCAAGAGATGGAGAAGTTGAACACGCAGATGCAGTTGGAGCGTTTAAAAAACGACAATGAACAGCTGAAGTTGCAAAATCAACAACTCCAAGGCCAAGTTCAAAATTTCAATACTCAGCAACAGTGGCAATTAGCCCAGCAGAATAACCAACAAAAAGCAGCAGCATTCCAGCCGCAAAATCCTTGGTGGTCTTCATCCATGCTCTGGGCTGTGGGAGGTGCGGCTCTCACTATTGGTGGTGGTGTTGTCGTCGCTGGGGTATTGGCTTTGTTCTCACCACGGCAGCGTCCAGCCCGTACTGTACAAGTGATTCACCCCTACCAAGGAAATACGCCGCCCTTGGTTCCAGTCCGTCGCGCTGAGTTTCTACCTGCTTCGCGGATGGAAGCAAGACGAGTTGAAGCCCCAGAATACGACGAAATGCACTAG
- a CDS encoding DUF1611 domain-containing protein → MRLPLNQRVAILLHEGISGYHGKTGLAILRYSEAPIVAVIDRESAGKSLPELTGIKRDVPIVASVAAALEYKPEVLVIGIAPGGGAVPDDYWLEIKDALEAGMSLVNGLHTPMANIPELNALLKPGQLIWDVRKEPPNISVASGIARTLPCRRVLTVGTDMAIGKMSTSLELHWASKQRGWSSKFLATGQTGVMLEGDGVALDAVRVDFAAGAVEQIVMRYGKNYDILHIEGQGSLLHPGSTATLPLIRGSQPTQLVLVHRAGQVHVRNHPHVLIPPLPEVIQLYETVASAGGAFGSIPVVGIALNTAHLDESAAEESIAQTIAETGLPCTDVVRFDANVLLDAVMNN, encoded by the coding sequence GTGCGTCTGCCACTTAATCAACGAGTAGCTATCTTGCTGCATGAGGGAATTAGCGGGTATCACGGCAAAACAGGGCTAGCAATTTTACGTTACAGTGAAGCCCCAATTGTAGCCGTAATCGATCGCGAGTCTGCTGGCAAATCTTTACCAGAATTAACAGGTATCAAGCGTGATGTACCAATTGTGGCATCAGTAGCCGCAGCCCTAGAGTACAAGCCAGAAGTCTTGGTAATAGGCATTGCTCCAGGAGGTGGTGCTGTACCAGATGATTACTGGCTGGAAATCAAAGACGCTTTAGAAGCTGGAATGTCGCTGGTGAATGGTTTACATACACCAATGGCAAATATACCAGAGTTAAATGCACTACTCAAACCTGGGCAACTAATTTGGGATGTACGAAAAGAGCCGCCTAATATAAGTGTTGCTAGTGGAATAGCCCGCACCCTCCCGTGTCGCCGGGTGTTGACAGTGGGAACCGACATGGCGATCGGTAAAATGTCAACTAGCCTAGAGTTACATTGGGCATCAAAACAACGGGGCTGGAGTTCTAAATTCCTCGCCACCGGTCAAACTGGGGTGATGTTAGAAGGGGACGGCGTAGCTTTAGATGCCGTGCGGGTAGACTTTGCCGCCGGTGCTGTGGAACAGATAGTCATGCGCTATGGCAAAAACTATGACATCCTGCACATTGAAGGACAAGGTTCACTGCTACACCCTGGTTCAACAGCAACTCTACCCCTGATTCGTGGTTCGCAACCAACTCAACTGGTTTTAGTACATCGGGCGGGACAAGTTCATGTACGTAATCATCCCCATGTACTAATTCCACCTTTACCAGAGGTAATTCAACTTTATGAAACCGTTGCTAGTGCCGGTGGTGCTTTTGGAAGTATTCCTGTAGTGGGTATAGCGCTTAATACAGCCCATCTAGATGAGTCTGCGGCTGAGGAAAGCATCGCTCAAACAATAGCAGAAACCGGGCTACCTTGCACCGATGTCGTCCGCTTTGATGCCAATGTACTTTTAGATGCAGTGATGAACAATTAG
- a CDS encoding DUF3007 family protein codes for MRRIDAIGIGLGVFIAGGLAYVGLQLVGLDNQKAGIWSQVLLVSGLVGWLASYFFRAVGQKMTYHQQREQYEQDFLQKRLDELTPEELARIQAEIEQEEQSQV; via the coding sequence ATGCGACGGATTGACGCTATTGGAATTGGCTTGGGTGTTTTTATTGCCGGCGGCTTGGCATATGTAGGATTGCAGCTAGTCGGTTTGGATAATCAGAAAGCTGGTATATGGAGCCAAGTCTTACTAGTCAGTGGGTTAGTTGGCTGGTTAGCCAGCTATTTTTTCCGTGCGGTGGGACAAAAAATGACCTACCACCAACAGCGGGAACAGTATGAGCAAGACTTTCTGCAAAAGCGACTAGATGAGCTTACTCCCGAAGAACTAGCACGAATTCAAGCTGAAATAGAACAAGAAGAGCAATCTCAGGTGTAA